In Streptomyces sp. NBC_01717, one DNA window encodes the following:
- a CDS encoding TetR family transcriptional regulator, whose amino-acid sequence MSQPARSPRVSAAPDAPESAAGTRAAAQRLKMRRELAAAAMELFATKGYEATTVDEIAGAAGVARRTFFRHFRSKEEAIFPDHDDTLVRAEAVLNAAPAHEHPLDTVCRGIKEVMKMYAAKPAVSVARYKLTREVPTLREAEIASVARYERLFTRYLLGHFDERDHHVGNDDPLLAEVAASAVVTAHNHVLRRWLRAGGQGDVEAQLDHAFAIVRDTFGTGIGAGRIAGTEPATPGPAAASVSTEGEVLVAVARTDAPLDEVMRTIQQALKDH is encoded by the coding sequence ATGTCCCAGCCCGCCAGGTCCCCCCGTGTCTCCGCCGCACCCGACGCCCCGGAGAGTGCCGCCGGCACGCGCGCCGCCGCCCAACGGCTCAAGATGCGCCGCGAACTGGCCGCCGCAGCGATGGAGCTCTTCGCCACGAAGGGGTACGAGGCGACGACGGTCGACGAGATCGCGGGCGCCGCGGGCGTCGCCCGGCGGACCTTCTTCCGGCACTTCCGCTCCAAGGAAGAGGCGATCTTCCCGGACCACGACGACACCCTCGTCCGGGCCGAGGCCGTCCTCAATGCCGCCCCCGCGCACGAGCACCCGCTCGACACCGTCTGCCGCGGCATCAAGGAAGTCATGAAGATGTACGCGGCCAAGCCCGCGGTCTCCGTGGCCCGCTACAAGCTGACCCGCGAGGTCCCCACCCTTCGGGAGGCCGAGATCGCCTCGGTGGCCCGCTACGAGCGGCTGTTCACGCGCTATCTCCTGGGCCATTTCGACGAGCGCGACCACCATGTCGGCAATGACGATCCGCTGCTGGCGGAGGTCGCGGCGTCCGCCGTCGTCACCGCGCACAACCATGTGCTGCGCCGCTGGCTGCGGGCGGGCGGCCAGGGCGACGTGGAGGCCCAACTCGACCACGCGTTCGCGATCGTCCGGGACACGTTCGGGACCGGGATCGGCGCGGGCCGGATCGCCGGGACCGAGCCCGCGACCCCCGGCCCGGCCGCCGCTTCGGTGAGCACGGAGGGCGAGGTGCTGGTCGCGGTGGCGCGCACCGACGCACCGCTCGACGAAGTGATGCGCACGATCCAGCAGGCGCTCAAGGACCACTGA
- a CDS encoding HpcH/HpaI aldolase/citrate lyase family protein has product MTQPVNRLRPRRSCLAVPGSNPRFLEKAQGLPADQVFLDLEDACAPLAKEGARHHIVDALNNGDWTGKTRVVRVNDWTTHWTYRDVITVVEGAGQNLDCIMLPKVQDAQQVVALDLLLTQIEKTMGFEVGKIGIEAQIENAKGLVNIDDIAAASPRLETLIFGPADFMASINMKTLVVGQQPPGYGADAYHYILMRILMAARTHDLQAIDGPFLQIRDVDAYREVAGRAAALGFDGKWVLHPGQVDAANEVFSPSQEDYDHAELILDAYEWCTSEEGGKKGSAMLGDEMIDEASRKMALVIAGKGRAAGMQRTSKFEAPEA; this is encoded by the coding sequence ATGACCCAGCCTGTGAACCGTCTGCGTCCGCGTCGCTCCTGCCTGGCTGTGCCGGGCTCGAACCCGCGGTTCCTGGAGAAGGCCCAGGGCCTCCCGGCCGACCAGGTCTTCCTGGACCTCGAGGACGCCTGCGCCCCGCTCGCCAAGGAAGGCGCCCGGCACCACATCGTCGACGCGCTGAACAACGGCGACTGGACGGGCAAGACCCGGGTCGTGCGCGTCAACGACTGGACCACGCACTGGACGTACCGCGATGTGATCACGGTGGTCGAGGGTGCCGGCCAGAACCTCGACTGCATCATGCTGCCGAAGGTCCAGGACGCCCAGCAGGTCGTCGCCCTCGATCTGCTGCTCACCCAGATCGAGAAGACGATGGGCTTCGAGGTCGGGAAGATCGGCATCGAGGCGCAGATCGAGAACGCCAAGGGCCTGGTGAACATCGACGACATCGCCGCCGCCTCACCGCGTCTGGAGACGCTGATCTTCGGCCCGGCCGACTTCATGGCGTCGATCAACATGAAGACCCTGGTCGTCGGCCAGCAGCCGCCCGGCTACGGCGCTGACGCGTACCACTACATCCTCATGCGCATCCTGATGGCGGCTCGTACGCACGACCTCCAGGCGATCGACGGTCCCTTCCTGCAGATCCGTGACGTGGACGCGTACCGCGAGGTCGCCGGCCGTGCGGCGGCACTCGGCTTCGACGGCAAATGGGTACTGCACCCCGGCCAGGTCGACGCGGCCAACGAGGTGTTCTCGCCCTCGCAGGAGGACTACGACCACGCCGAGCTGATCCTCGACGCGTACGAGTGGTGCACCTCGGAGGAGGGCGGCAAGAAGGGTTCGGCGATGCTCGGCGACGAGATGATCGACGAGGCCAGCCGGAAGATGGCCCTGGTCATCGCGGGCAAGGGCCGCGCGGCCGGCATGCAGCGCACCTCCAAGTTCGAAGCTCCGGAGGCCTGA
- a CDS encoding MaoC family dehydratase: protein MQFGRTYEEFEVGAVYKHWPGKTVTEYDDHLFCLLTMNHHPLHMDSNYAEKTTDFGKNVVVGNYIYSLLLGMSVPDVSGKAIANLEVESLKHVAPTFHGDTIYGETTVLDKTPSKSKSDRGIVYVETKGYKQDGTLVCVFRRKVMVPTETYIKERGGEQPGRPELNQPSQKNVEK, encoded by the coding sequence ATGCAGTTCGGGCGCACCTATGAGGAGTTCGAGGTCGGTGCGGTGTACAAGCACTGGCCCGGAAAGACGGTCACCGAGTACGACGACCACCTTTTCTGTCTGCTCACCATGAATCACCACCCGCTGCACATGGACAGCAACTACGCGGAGAAGACGACCGATTTCGGCAAGAACGTTGTAGTCGGCAACTACATCTACTCGCTGTTGCTCGGCATGTCCGTCCCCGACGTCTCCGGAAAGGCGATCGCCAACCTGGAGGTCGAGTCGCTCAAGCATGTCGCACCGACCTTCCACGGCGACACGATCTACGGCGAGACGACCGTCCTCGACAAGACTCCGTCAAAGTCCAAGAGTGACCGCGGAATCGTCTACGTGGAGACCAAGGGCTACAAGCAGGACGGGACACTCGTCTGCGTGTTCCGACGCAAGGTGATGGTCCCCACCGAGACGTACATCAAGGAGCGCGGCGGCGAGCAGCCCGGCCGCCCGGAGCTGAACCAGCCTTCGCAGAAGAACGTGGAGAAGTAG
- a CDS encoding protein meaA, protein MSGRQKDRPWLMRTYAGHSTAEASNELYRRNLAKGQTGLSVAFDLPTQTGYDPDHILARGEVGRVGVPVSHLGDMRRLFQDIPLEQMNTSMTINATAMWLLALYQVVAEEQGADATKLQGTTQNDIVKEYLSRGTHVFPPGPSLRLTTDMITYTVNHIPKWNPINICSYHLQEAGATPVQEIAYAMSTAIAVLDAVRDSGQVPEEKFGDVVARISFFVNAGVRFIEEMCKMRAFGRIWDQVTRERYGITDAKQRRFRYGVQVNSLGLTEAQPENNVQRIVLEMLAVTLSKDARARAVQLPAWNEALGLPRPWDQQWSLRIQQVLAHESDLLEYEDIFAGSHVIEAKVDALVTESFAEIDRIQQMGGAMAAVESGYLKSELVSSHAQRRARIEGGEEKIVGVNIYETTEPNPLTSDLDGAIMTVDPANEARVVAALHEWRDNRDEARASEALAALKKAAAGTDNMMEATVECARAGVTTGEWSWALRDVFGEFRAPTGVSSAPVAVTAEAGTPLALVREKVARTAGDLGTGRLRLLVGKPGLDGHSNGAEQIAVRARDAGFEVVYQGIRLTPEQIVSAALAEDVHCVGLSILSGSHAELVPDVLNRLREAGANDIPVIAGGIIPPADATALIEAGVAAVFTPKDFGITEIIGRIVDEIRKANKLDPLEVPA, encoded by the coding sequence ATGAGCGGGCGTCAGAAGGACCGCCCGTGGCTCATGCGGACGTACGCCGGTCACTCGACCGCCGAAGCGTCCAACGAGCTCTACCGGCGCAACCTCGCCAAGGGCCAGACCGGTCTGTCGGTCGCCTTCGACCTGCCGACCCAGACGGGTTACGACCCCGACCACATCCTCGCCCGCGGCGAGGTCGGCCGGGTCGGCGTGCCCGTCTCGCACCTCGGTGACATGCGGCGGCTGTTCCAGGACATCCCGCTGGAGCAGATGAACACCTCGATGACCATCAACGCCACCGCGATGTGGCTGCTGGCGCTCTATCAGGTGGTCGCCGAGGAGCAGGGCGCCGACGCCACGAAGCTCCAGGGCACGACGCAGAACGACATCGTCAAGGAGTACCTCTCGCGCGGGACCCATGTCTTCCCGCCCGGTCCCTCGCTGCGGCTGACCACCGACATGATCACGTACACGGTCAACCACATACCGAAGTGGAACCCGATCAACATCTGCAGTTATCACCTGCAGGAGGCGGGGGCCACTCCGGTCCAGGAGATCGCGTACGCCATGTCGACGGCGATCGCCGTGCTCGACGCGGTCCGTGACTCCGGGCAGGTGCCCGAGGAGAAGTTCGGCGATGTCGTCGCCCGTATCTCCTTCTTCGTGAATGCGGGCGTCCGCTTCATCGAGGAGATGTGCAAGATGCGCGCCTTCGGCCGCATCTGGGATCAGGTCACCCGCGAGCGGTACGGCATCACCGACGCCAAGCAGCGCCGGTTCCGCTACGGCGTCCAGGTCAACTCCCTCGGGCTGACCGAGGCGCAGCCGGAGAACAACGTCCAGCGCATCGTCCTGGAGATGCTGGCGGTCACCCTCTCCAAGGACGCCCGCGCCCGGGCCGTCCAGCTGCCCGCCTGGAACGAGGCGCTGGGGCTCCCCCGCCCCTGGGACCAGCAGTGGTCGCTCCGGATCCAGCAGGTCCTCGCACACGAGAGCGATCTGCTGGAGTACGAGGACATCTTCGCGGGTTCGCATGTGATCGAGGCCAAGGTGGACGCCCTGGTCACCGAGTCGTTCGCGGAGATCGACCGGATCCAGCAGATGGGCGGCGCCATGGCGGCCGTCGAGTCCGGCTACCTGAAGTCGGAACTGGTCTCCTCGCACGCGCAGCGGCGGGCCCGGATCGAGGGCGGCGAGGAGAAGATCGTCGGCGTCAACATCTACGAGACGACCGAGCCGAACCCGCTCACCTCGGACCTCGACGGCGCGATCATGACGGTCGACCCCGCCAACGAGGCCAGGGTCGTCGCGGCGCTCCACGAGTGGCGCGACAACCGTGACGAGGCCCGCGCCTCCGAGGCGCTGGCCGCGCTGAAGAAGGCCGCGGCCGGCACCGACAACATGATGGAAGCGACTGTGGAGTGCGCCCGGGCGGGTGTAACCACCGGCGAGTGGTCGTGGGCGCTGCGCGATGTGTTCGGCGAGTTCCGGGCCCCGACAGGCGTCTCGTCCGCACCGGTCGCGGTGACCGCGGAGGCGGGCACGCCACTCGCCCTGGTCCGCGAGAAGGTCGCCCGCACCGCCGGCGACCTCGGCACCGGACGGCTGCGACTGCTGGTCGGCAAGCCGGGCCTGGACGGACACTCCAACGGCGCCGAGCAGATCGCCGTACGGGCCCGTGACGCCGGGTTCGAGGTCGTCTACCAGGGGATCAGACTGACCCCAGAACAGATCGTCTCGGCCGCGCTCGCCGAGGACGTGCACTGCGTCGGTCTGTCGATCCTGTCCGGCTCGCACGCCGAGCTGGTGCCGGACGTGCTGAACCGGCTGCGCGAGGCCGGCGCCAACGACATACCCGTCATCGCGGGCGGGATCATTCCGCCCGCCGACGCCACCGCGCTGATCGAGGCGGGCGTCGCCGCCGTATTCACCCCGAAGGACTTCGGCATCACGGAGATCATCGGCCGTATCGTCGACGAGATCCGGAAAGCGAACAAGCTCGACCCTCTGGAGGTCCCCGCATGA
- a CDS encoding GNAT family N-acetyltransferase encodes MTHDHDALLSLFDHEMREHARPDGPGVRVERTADVVRQVGAADDWNGVVWSAPDLDAVRADAAIAAQVERFTALGLDEFEWKLYAHDRPADLGQRLRAAGFVAEEPETLLVAPVADLPTAVELPEGVRLRTVTDAADVELMARAHGRAFGSDWSRLRHQVLARLTEAPDSFVGVLAMVGDEPVSSARMELYPGTGFAGLWGGGTVEPWRGKGIYRALVAFRAAIATERGYRYLQVDATDQSRPILQRLGFTALSTTTPHVYRHTS; translated from the coding sequence ATGACTCATGATCATGACGCCCTGCTGTCCCTCTTCGACCACGAGATGCGCGAGCATGCGCGACCCGACGGCCCCGGTGTCCGCGTAGAGCGCACCGCCGATGTCGTACGTCAGGTCGGCGCGGCCGACGACTGGAACGGCGTCGTCTGGTCGGCGCCGGATCTGGACGCCGTCCGGGCGGACGCGGCGATCGCGGCCCAGGTGGAGCGCTTCACCGCGCTCGGCCTCGACGAGTTCGAGTGGAAGCTGTACGCACACGACCGGCCGGCGGACCTGGGGCAGCGGCTGCGGGCGGCCGGCTTCGTCGCGGAGGAGCCGGAGACCCTGCTGGTCGCCCCGGTCGCGGACCTCCCGACCGCGGTGGAGCTCCCCGAGGGCGTCCGGCTGCGTACGGTGACCGATGCGGCCGATGTGGAGCTGATGGCCCGGGCCCATGGGCGGGCGTTCGGCTCCGACTGGTCGCGGTTGCGGCATCAGGTGCTGGCCCGGCTCACCGAGGCCCCGGACAGCTTCGTCGGGGTGCTGGCCATGGTGGGCGACGAGCCGGTGAGCTCGGCCCGCATGGAGCTGTACCCGGGCACCGGCTTCGCGGGACTCTGGGGCGGCGGGACGGTCGAGCCATGGCGCGGGAAGGGCATCTACCGGGCACTGGTGGCCTTCCGTGCCGCGATCGCCACCGAGCGTGGCTACAGATATCTGCAGGTCGACGCGACCGACCAGAGCCGTCCGATCCTCCAGCGGCTCGGTTTCACCGCGCTGAGCACCACCACGCCGCACGTCTACCGGCACACGTCCTGA
- the ccrA gene encoding crotonyl-CoA carboxylase/reductase: protein MKEILDAIQSQDSTAADFAALSIPESYRAVTVRKDETEMFAGLASRDKDPRKSLHLDDVPVPELGPGEALVAVMASSVNYNSVWTSIFEPMSTFGFLERYGKLSELTKRHDLPYHVIGSDLAGVVLRTGPGVNAWHPGDEVVAHCLSVELESSDGHNDTMLDPEQRIWGFETNFGGLAEIALVKSNQLMPKPQHLSWEEAAAPGLVNSTAYRQLVSRNGAGMKQGDNVLIWGASGGLGSYATQFALAGGANPICIVSSEQKADICRKMGAEAIIDRNAEGYKFWKDEHNQDPREWKRFGKRIRELTGGEDVDIVFEHPGRETFGASVYVTRKGGTIVTCASTSGYNHEYDNRYLWMSLKKIVGSHFANYREAWEANRLIAKGKIHPTLSKVYSLEETGQAAYDVHRNLHQGKVGVLALAPREGLGVRNEELREQHIDAINRFRDV, encoded by the coding sequence GTGAAGGAAATCCTGGACGCGATCCAATCGCAGGACAGCACAGCCGCAGATTTCGCGGCCCTGTCCATCCCTGAGTCGTACCGCGCGGTGACCGTGCGCAAGGACGAGACGGAGATGTTCGCCGGGCTCGCCTCCCGCGACAAGGACCCCCGCAAGTCGCTGCACCTCGACGACGTCCCGGTGCCCGAGCTCGGGCCCGGCGAGGCACTGGTCGCCGTCATGGCCAGCTCGGTGAACTACAACTCGGTCTGGACCTCGATCTTCGAGCCGATGTCCACCTTCGGCTTCCTGGAGCGCTACGGGAAGCTCAGCGAGCTCACCAAGCGCCACGACCTGCCGTACCACGTCATCGGCTCCGACCTGGCGGGCGTCGTCCTGCGCACCGGCCCCGGCGTCAACGCCTGGCACCCCGGCGACGAGGTCGTCGCGCACTGCCTCTCGGTCGAACTGGAGTCCTCGGACGGCCACAACGACACGATGCTCGACCCCGAGCAGCGGATCTGGGGCTTCGAGACCAACTTCGGCGGCCTCGCCGAGATCGCGCTCGTCAAGTCCAACCAGCTGATGCCGAAGCCGCAGCACCTGAGCTGGGAGGAGGCCGCCGCTCCCGGCCTGGTCAACTCCACCGCCTACCGCCAGCTCGTCTCGCGCAACGGCGCCGGCATGAAGCAGGGCGACAACGTGCTGATCTGGGGCGCCAGCGGCGGACTCGGTTCATACGCCACGCAGTTCGCGCTGGCCGGTGGCGCCAACCCGATCTGCATCGTCTCCAGCGAGCAGAAGGCGGACATCTGCCGCAAGATGGGCGCAGAGGCGATCATCGACCGCAACGCCGAGGGCTACAAGTTCTGGAAGGACGAGCACAACCAGGACCCGCGCGAGTGGAAGCGGTTCGGCAAGCGCATCCGTGAGCTGACCGGCGGCGAGGACGTGGACATCGTCTTCGAGCACCCGGGCCGCGAGACGTTCGGCGCCTCGGTGTACGTGACCCGCAAGGGCGGCACGATCGTCACCTGCGCCTCCACGTCGGGCTACAACCACGAGTACGACAACCGCTACCTGTGGATGTCGCTGAAGAAGATCGTGGGCTCGCACTTCGCCAACTACCGCGAGGCGTGGGAGGCCAACAGGCTGATCGCCAAGGGCAAGATCCACCCGACGCTGTCGAAGGTCTACTCCCTGGAGGAGACCGGTCAGGCCGCGTACGACGTGCACCGCAACCTCCACCAGGGCAAGGTCGGCGTGCTCGCGCTGGCCCCCCGCGAGGGTCTGGGTGTGCGCAACGAGGAGCTGCGCGAGCAGCACATCGACGCCATCAATCGCTTCCGGGACGTCTGA